One segment of Euwallacea fornicatus isolate EFF26 chromosome 23, ASM4011564v1, whole genome shotgun sequence DNA contains the following:
- the RpI135 gene encoding DNA-directed RNA polymerase I subunit RPA2 gives MASPTLKNITNLDFGKPPDVQNEYLKQLGEPHIASFNYIVNQGLHTAIQNLFPVEFSLNERQVKLAITNFSLSHPQVPYGTIGVRNNLIYPTECRQRHGTYAGKFLIDVEWYVDGTAQQPFTRDLGNVPIMVRSNRCNLENMSPEQLVKHSEHEQESGGYFIVGGLEKIVRMLLMTRRNYPIAIKRSGWKARGSLFSDIGISVRCVTEDQTATTNVLHFITDGSAKLMFSHQKMIYYAPLCLLLKCLCDYTDQYIYQKLIQGCADDLYYSDCCHNMLRSVHLENLHTHEQCIQYLGKMFRAKLYECPEWFTDIEVGKFMLKKCILIHLNSNEDKFNMLVFMAKKLFNFAQDKCQIEGADAVMMQEVLQGGHLYLQIIKDKIQGWLNGLRLNIIQLARANKFNFTQQDMLRAVKRAGGIETHLQHFLSTGTVRSNTGLGLMQETGLCIIAENINRMRYMSHFRAVHRGAFFQEMRTTEARQLLPDAWGFICPVHTPDGAPCGLLNHLTMHCIITDVPDVEKVKNIPVVLTEMGMISLGFIDSLDLNNSYVVQLDGKVIGYIPMERASNIVVRLRILKIDGKKIPETLEVVLVPLKKSKAQYPGLFMFTGPARMMRPVTNLYVNKVELIGTFEQVYLDICVSAEEAYKGVTTHMELSKTAFMSNLAQLIPMPDCNQSPRNMYQCQMGKQTMGTPCHTWDLQSETKLYRLQTPSTPLFRPVHYDEMELDDFAMGTNAIVAVISYTGYDMEDAMIINKASEERGLAHGSIYKSEFIQLDHEGSYFARNPDVPALARVLDADGLPYLGTKIQNSDILYCYYNVDRSMYQTIRFKGKEECYVHSIKMCGDFNPKAKKTICITYRVPRNPSVGDKFASRAGQKGICSQKWPSEDLPFTETGIVPDIVFNPHGFPSRMTIAMMIELMAGKSAAMHGLVHDATPFRFTEDDTAIDYFGRCLEIGGYDYYGTETMYSGIDGREMTARIFIGVVHYQRLRHMVSDKWQVRSTGPMDVLTRQPIKGRKKGGGVRFGEMERDALISHGTSFLLQDRLLNCSDKITANLCITCGSLLSPITLVTIKADKPNMTETKDTCRLCGNGQNIAQIQIPYIFKFFVTQLASCNINVKIGCKNV, from the exons atgGCGAGTCCCACACTTAAAAACATTACAAATTTGGATTTTGGAAAACCTCCTGATGTCCAGAATGAG tatcTTAAACAACTTGGAGAACCCCACATAGCTAGCTTCAATTACATAGTTAATCAAGGTTTGCACACTGCCATCCAAAACCTGTTCCCAgttgaattttcattgaatGAACGACAGGTAAAACTGGCTATTACCAACTTCTCATTGAGCCACCCACAAGTTCCTTATGGCACTATAGGGGTTAGGAATAATCTAATTTATCCCACGGAATGCAGACAACGCCATGGCACTTATGCTGGGAAATTTCTGATAGATGTTGAATGGTATGTTGATGGTACTGCCCAGCAACCCTTTACTAGGGATTTGGGAAATGTACCTATCATGGTCAGG TCTAATCGTTGTAACTTAGAAAATATGAGCCCCGAGCAGCTGGTAAAGCACAGTGAACACGAGCAGGAATCAGGAGGTTACTTCATTGTAGGAGGTTTAGAAAAAATAGTAAGAATGCTCTTAATGACTCGGAGAAATTACCCAATTGCCATTAAAAGATCAGGATGGAAGGCTAGAGGGTCACTCTTTTCTGACATTGGCATTTCAGTGAGATGTGTTACTGAAGATCAAACAGCCACA ACAAACGtattacattttattactGATGGATCAGCAAAGCTAATGTTTAGCCATCAAAAAATGATCTACTATGCTCCATTATGTCTtcttttgaaatgtttatgtGATTATACTGATCAGTACATTTACCAAAAGCTCATACAAGGCTGTGCTGATGATTTGTATTACTCAGACTGCTGCCACAACATGCTTCGCTCTGTCCACTTGGAAAACCTTCATACCCATGAACAATGTATACAATATCTTGGTAAAATGTTTAGGGCCAAATTATATGAATGTCCAGAATGGTTCACTGATATTGaagttggaaaatttatgttaaaaaaatgcattttaatacACCTCAACTCCAATGAAGACAAGTTTAATATGCTTGTTTTTATGgctaaaaagttgtttaattttgcacaagacaagtgtcaaattgaaggAGCTGACGCGGTAATGATGCAGGAAGTTCTCCAAG GTGGCCACTTGTATCTGCAGATAATCAAagataaaatacagggttggTTGAATGGTCTACGACTAAACATAATACAGCTAGCAcgagcaaataaatttaactttaccCAACAAGATATGCTGCGAGCGGTAAAGAGAGCAGGAGGTATTGAAACTcatttgcaacattttttatcCACTGGAACGGTTCGTAGTAACACGGGATTAGGGCTTATGCAAGAGACCGGTCTTTGCATAATTGCCGAGAATATTAATCGAATGAGATATATGTCGCATTTTAGAGCAGTGCATAG agGAGCATTTTTCCAAGAAATGCGTACGACTGAAGCTCGTCAGTTGTTACCTGACGCATGGGGTTTTATTTGCCCAGTGCACACTCCTGATGGAGCCCCATGTGGGCTTCTTAATCACTTAACCATGCACTGTATCATCACAGATGTTCCAGATgttgaaaaagtaaagaatATTCCTGTGGTATTAACTGAAATGGGGATGATTTCTTTGGGATTTATTGACAGCTTGGATTTGAATAATAGTTACGTTGTTCAACTGGATGGAAAAGTTATTG GTTATATTCCAATGGAAAGAGCTTCTAACATAGTAGTTAGATTgcgcattttaaaaattgatggaaaaaaaattcctgaaactTTAGAAGTGGTTCTAGTGCCCTTGAAGAAAAGTAAAGCTCAGTACCCTGGGTTATTTATGTTTACAGGGCCGGCAAGAATGATGAGGCCCGTTACTAATCTTTATGTGAATAAAGTAGAGCTGATTGGTACTTTTGAGCAGGTTTATTTGGATATTTGTGTATCTGCTGAAGAAGCATATAAAG GAGTTACAACGCATATGGAATTGTCCAAAACAGCTTTCATGTCGAACTTGGCCCAACTCATACCAATGCCTGATTGCAACCAATCCCCCAGAAATATGTATCAATGTCAGATGGGTAAACAGACAATGGGGACCCCGTGTCATACTTGGGATTTGCAATCGGAAACTAAATTGTACAG GTTACAAACGCCTAGCACTCCACTCTTCCGCCCAGTCCACTATGATGAAATGGAACTAGACGATTTCGCAATGGGCACAAATGCAATTGTAGCGGTTATTAGTTATACT GGATATGACATGGAAGATGCAATGATTATTAACAAGGCTTCTGAGGAAAGAGGCCTTGCCCACGGTTCGATATACAAGTCCGAGTTTATCCAACTAGATCATGAAGGATCATATTTTGCTAGAAATCCTGATGTTCCAGCATTAGCTCGTGTTTTAG aTGCGGATGGTTTGCCTTACTTGGGGACAAAAATACAGAATTCAGACATCCTTTATTGTTACTACAACGTTGATCGGTCTATGTATCAAACGATAAGGTTTAAAGGGAAGGAAGAGTGCTATGTGCATAGCATAAAAATGTGCGGAGATTTTAATCCTAAGGCGAAAAAGACAATTTGCATCACATATCGTGTGCCT CGTAACCCCAGTGTTGGTGATAAGTTTGCCAGTAGAGCGGGGCAGAAAGGTATTTGCTCCCAAAAATGGCCTTCTGAAGATTTGCCTTTTACGGAAACAG ggATAGTGCCGGATATAGTCTTCAACCCTCACGGATTTCCTTCGCGTATGACAATAGCCATGATGATCGAGCTTATGGCTGGAAAATCGGCAGCTATGCATGGGTTGGTGCATGACGCTACTCCCTTTAGGTTTACAGAAGATGATACCGCCATAGATTACTTTGGGCGTTGTTTGGAAATAG GAGGTTATGATTATTACGGGACTGAAACGATGTATTCAGGGATAGACGGTAGGGAAATGACAGCTAGGATATTTATCGGAGTAGTGCATTATCAAAGGCTCAGGCACATGGTGTCAGATAAATGGCAG GTTAGATCTACAGGACCTATGGACGTACTGACCAGACAGCCAATTAAGGGACGCAAAAAAGGAGGTGGCGTTCGGTTCGGTGAAATGGAGAGAGATGCTCTTATCAGCCACGGAACATCTTTCCTCTTACAAGACAGACTACTGAATTGTTCCGATAAAATAACC GCCAATCTTTGCATTACGTGCGGTTCACTTTTAAGCCCCATCACTCTTGTAACGATAAAAGCTGATAAGCCGAACATGACGGAGACCAAAGACACTTGCAGGCTGTGCGGAAACGGACAAAATATTGCTCAAATCCAGATTCCgtatattttcaagtttttcgtGACTCAGCTTGCGTCATGTAACATTAACGTTAAGATAGGTTGCAAAAATGTATAA
- the Dak1 gene encoding UMP-CMP kinase yields MFTGISVLTAAVRKALKFKMIPNVVFVLGGPGAGKGTQCQKIVENFGYVHLSAGDLLREERNKVGSEYGELIETYIKEGKIVPVEITCSLLERAMAASGKQNFLIDGFPRNQNNLDGWNKVMADKVNLQFVLFFDCPMEVCTERILKRGATSGRVDDNIDSLRKRFNTYVSETKPIIDHYAVLNLVKTIDATRHEDEVYSDVDTLFCGGAGDK; encoded by the coding sequence atgttcacTGGCATATCAGTGCTTACGGCAGCGGTCCGAAAggcacttaaatttaaaatgatccCGAACGTGGTTTTCGTGTTGGGTGGCCCCGGGGCAGGTAAGGGTACACAATGTCAAAAGATAGTGGAGAATTTTGGCTACGTGCACCTTTCCGCTGGCGATCTTTTGAGAGAGGAACGTAATAAAGTTGGCTCTGAATATGGGGAACTTATTGAAACCTATATTAAAGAGGGAAAGATAGTTCCTGTTGAAATAACCTGCAGTTTGCTTGAGAGGGCCATGGCCGCATCTGGCAAGCAAAACTTCCTAATTGACGGCTTTCCACGCAACCAAAATAATTTAGACGGTTGGAATAAGGTTATGGCTGATAAGGTGAATTTGCAGTTTGTATTGTTTTTTGATTGTCCAATGGAAGTTTGTACTGAGAGGATATTGAAGAGGGGGGCAACCAGTGGGAGAGTAGATGACAATATTGATAGCTTACGCAAGAGATTTAACACCTATGTATCAGAAACCAAACCTATCATAGATCATTATGCAGTTCTTAATTTAGTGAAAACCATTGATGCAACCAGACACGAGGATGAGGTGTACAGTGATGTTGATACTTTATTTTGTGGTGGAGCTGGGGATAAATAG